Sequence from the Agrococcus sp. SL85 genome:
CGCCGCGGCTTCGCGAACGCGGTGCTGCGCCGCCTCTCCGAGGATCCCGCGGCTCGCCTCGCGCGCCTCGCGGGGGCGCTCGGCGGCGACGATCGCCTCGCGCTCGAGACCGCGCACCCCGCCTGGGTGCTGCGCGCGCTGCGGCGGGCGCTCGACGCCGAGGGCGCCGCCGACGAGCTCGAGGCGCTGCTCGACGCCGACAACGCGCCGCCCGCCGTGCACCTCGTGGCGCTGCCGGGCAGGAGCGAGCCCGACGCGCTCGACGCCGAGCTCGGCCTCGAGCGCACCGCGAGCCCGCTCGGCCGCGTCGCGCCCGCCGGCGATCCGGCGCGGCTGTCCCAGGTCGCGGCCGGCGACTGGCGCGTGCAGGACGCCGGCAGCCAGCTGGCCGCGCTCGCGCTCAGCCGCGCCGAGCCCGTGCGCGCGGGGGAGCGCTGGCTCGACCTGTGCGCCGGGCCGGGCGGCAAGGCCGCGCTGCTCGCGGCGGAGGCGGCGCGCACGGGCGCATCGCTCGAGGCCAACGAGGTCTCCCCGCACCGGGCGCGCCTCGTGCGCCAGGCGGTGCGCGGCATCGAGCCCGCGCCGGAGGTCGTCGCGGGCGACGGACGGCGCTACGGCGACGACGGGCGCCGCTTCGACCGCATCCTCCTCGACGCGCCGTGCACGGGCCTGGGGGCCCTCCGCCGCCGCCCCGAGGCGCGCTGGCGCAAGCAGCCCGGCGACGTGCCGGCGCTCGCCGCGCTGCAGGGCGAGCCTGCTCGAGGCGGCCGCGCGCGCCGTCGTGCCCGGCGGGCTCGTCGCCTACGTCACCTGCTCGCCGCACCTCGCCGAGACGCGCGCGATCGTCGGACGCGCGCGCGGCCTCGGCCTCGAGCCCGTCGACACCCGCGCGGTGCTGCGGGAGGTCTCGCCCGGCATCGCGCTCGGCGAGACGGGCGACGCCGCGCAGCTGTGGCCGCACCGCAACGGCACCGACGCGATGTTCGTGCAGCTGCTGCGGGCGCGCGCGTGACGCCGCGGCGGCCGGTGGGGGACGCCCGCGTCGGTAGGCTGGGCGGCATGGCCAGGATCCACCCGAGCATCCTGTCGGCGGACTTCGTCAACCTCGAGCGCGACCTCGCGCGCATCTCGAGCGCGGACGGTGTGCACGTCGACGTCATGGACGCGCACTTCGTGCCGAACCTCACGTTCGGCCTGCCGATGGTGCAGCGGATCGCCGAGGTCACCGAGCTGCCGATCGACGTGCACCTCATGATCGACGACCCCGACACCTGGGCGCTGCAGTACGCGATCGGCGGGGTCGACTCCGTCACGTTCCACGCGGAGGCGACGCGCGACGCGGTGTCGCTCGCCCGCGAGCTGCGCGCCCGCGGCACGCGCGCCGCGATCGCGCTGAAGCCCGGCACCGCGGTCGACCTCGTCGCGGACCACCTCGCCGAGTTCGACATGGTGCTCATCATGACCGTCGAGCCCGGCTTCGGCGGCCAGTCGTTCATGCCGTCGACGATGCCGAAGCTCGAGGCGCTGCGCGCCCGCGCGCTCGACCTCGGCCTCGACGTGCGCCTCCAGGTCGACGGCGGCATCACCGCCGACACCCTGCCGATCGCCGCCGCAGCGGGCGCCGACGTCTTCGTCGCCGGCTCCGCCGTCTACGGCCACGCCGAGCCCGACGCGCGCATCGCGCTGCTGCGCGCGGCGGCCGACGGCGGCGACGGCGCGGCGCCGATCGCCGCGAGCGTCCGCGGGGGCGACGCCGGGGCCGGTAGCCTGGAGCCGTGAAGACCTTCGACGAGCTGCACGCCGAGCTCGAGCGCACGATCGCCGAGCGTCGCGAGGGATCGCGCACCGTCGAGCTCGTGGACGCGGGCGTCCACGCGATCGGCAAGAAGATCGTCGAGGAGGCCGCCGAGGTCTGGATGGCCGCCGAGCACGAGACCGACGAGGACACCGCGCTCGAGATCTCGCAGCTGCTCTACCACCTCCAGGTGCTCATGCACGCGAAGGGCATCACCCCGCAGGACGTCTACCGACATCTCTGACGCCGCCATCCATCGACGTCAGACCTGAAGGGACCCCATGCTGAAGATCGCCGTGCCCAACAAGGGCTCGCTCTCCGAGACCGCCGCCACCATGCTCGAGGAGGCCGGCTACCGCGGCCGCCGCGACTCCAAGGAGCTCATCGTCCGCGACGCCCGGAACGAGGTGGAGTTCTTCTACCTGCGCCCGCGCGACATCGCCACCTACGTCGGCTCCGGTGCGCTCGACGTGGGCATCACCGGCCGCGACCTGCTGCTCGACTCCGGCTCGGAGGCCGTCGAGGTGCAGGGCCTGGGCTTCGCGCGCTCGACCTTCCGCTTCGCGGGCCCCGCGGGCCGCTTCGCGGGCGAGGCGGACCTGCAGGGGATGCGCGTCGCGTCCTCGTACGACGGGCTCGTCGCGCAGCACCTCGCCGATCGCGGCATCGACGCGCGGCTCGTGCGCCTCGACGGCGCCGTCGAGTCCGCGGTGCGCCTCGGCGTCGCCGACGCGATCGCGGACGTCGTCGAGACGGGCGCGACGCTGCGGGCGCAGGGCCTCGAGGTCTTCGGCGACCCGATCCTCGCGAGCGAGGCCGTGCTGATCTCGAACGGCGGCGAGCACGCCGCGCTCGACACGCTGCGCCGGCGCCTGCAGGGCGTCATCGTCGCGCGCGACTACGTCCTCGTCGACTACGACATCGCGCGAGACCGCCTCGACGCGGCCGTCGCGGTCGCCGCCGGCTTCGAGAGCGCGACCGTTAGCCCGCTGCACGACCCCGAGTGGGCGGCGGTGCGCGTGATGGTGCGGCGCGACGAGACGAACCAGATCATGGACGCGCTCGCCGACGTGGGCGCGCGCGCCATCATCGTCACGCGCATCCACGCCGCACGGATCTGAGGCCCGTCGTGCTCGCCACCCGCGTCATCCCGTGCCTCGACGTGGCGCACGGCCGCGTCGTCAAGGGCGTCCGCTTCCAGGGCCTCGCCGATCAGGGCGACCCCGTCGAGCTCGCGGCGCGGTACGCCGCGCAGGGCGCCGACGAGCTCACCTTCCTCGACGTGAAGGCGACGGTCGAGGACGCCGGCACGATGCTCGACGTCGTCGAGCGCTGCGCCGAGCAGGTGTTCATCCCGCTCACCGTCGGCGGCGGCGTCCGCAGCCGCGACGACGTCGCGCGACTCCTCGCGCACGGCGCCGACAAGGTCGGCGTCAACTCGGCCGCGATCCAGGATCCGGGCCTCATCGACCGCATCGTGGCCGACTTCGGCTCGCAGGTGCTCGTGCTCTCGCTCGACGTGCGCCGCGCGGCCGACCAGCCCTCGGGCTTCGAGGTCACGACGCACGGCGGCTCGCGCGGCGCTGGCCTCGACGCGGTCGCGTGGACCCGCGAGGCGGTCGCGCGCGGCGTCGGCGAGCTGCTCGTCAACTCGATCGACGCCGACGGCACGAAGGACGGCTTCGACCTGGAGCTGCTGCGCGCGGTGCGCGCGGTCGCGACGACCCCCGTCATCGCGTCCGGCGGCGCAGGCGGCCCCGCCGACTTCGCGCCCGCGGTCGAGGCGGGCGCGGATGCCGTGCTCGCCGCGAGCATCTTCCACTCCGGCCAGTGCACGATCGGCGAGGTCAAGGACGCGATGCGCGGCGCAGGGGTGACGGCGCGATGACGGGCGAGGACGCGATGCAGGCGATGCCGCAGCTGAAGAAGGACGCCGACGGCCTCGTCGCCGCGGTGATCCAGGACGACGCGACGGGCGACGTGCTCATGGTCGGCTACATGGACGACGAGGCGCTGCGCCGCACGGCGACCGAGGGCCGCGTGACGTTCTGGTCGCGCAGCCGGCAGGAGTACTGGCGCAAGGGCGACACCTCCGGCAACGTGCAGGTGCCCCGCTCGATCGCGATCGACTGCGACGGCGACGCGCTGCTCGTGCGCGTCGAGCAGACGGGCCCGGCCTGCCACACGGGGGAGCGCACGTGCTTCTTCACCCCCGTCCCGAGCTCCGGGGCCGAGGCGTGAGCGCCGGCACGACCGATCGGGCAGCCTTCGACGCGCTGCTCGAGGGGCACCGGGTGGTGCCCGTCGTGCGCGAGGTCTTCAGCGACGTCGAGACGCCCGTGGGCGTCTACAGGCGCCTCGCGGGCGGCCGCCCGGGCACCTTCCTGCTGGAGTCGGCGACGCAGGGCGTGTGGAGCCGGTGGTCGTTCGTCGGCGTCCAGGCCTTCGGCACGCTCATCGCCGACGGCGACGAGGTCGTGTGGCGCGGCGACGTCGCGGGCGCCCGCATCCTCGGCCCCGACCTGCCGGGCTCCGGCCTCGCGGCCCTCGAGCACCTGCTGCGCCGCTGGGCGACGCCGCGCATCGCGGGACTCCCGCGCCTCACGGGCGGCCTCGTCGGCCACATCGGCTGGGAGGCGATCCGCGAGCTCGAGCGCCTGCCCGCGGCGCCGCCGCGCGAGGTCGACGTGCCCACGACGGCCCTCTCGCTCGTCGCGACGCTCGTGGCGCTCGACCACCGCACGGGCGGCGCGCACCTGGTCGCGAACGTGCTGAACGACGGCACCGACGACGCCGACGCGCTGTGGGCGGACGCCCAGGCGCGGCTCGACGCGCTCGAGGCCGAGCTCGCGGGCGAGGCGCCCGGCGCCCTCGCGAGCCTCGACCGCGAGGCCGCCGCCGAGGCGGTCGCGCGCGTCGACGCCGACGACTTCCGCGGCATGGTGACGCGCTCGAAGGAGCACATCCGCGACGGCGACGTCTTCCAGGTCGTGCTCTCGTCGCGCTTCGACCTCGAGACCGAGGCCTCCGCGCTCGACGTCTACCGGGTGCTCCGGATGCTCAACCCCTCGCCCTACCTCTACCTCCTCGCGCTCGAGGACGCCCAGGGGCGGCCCTACGAGGTCGTCGGCTCGAGCCCCGAGGCGCTCGTCACGGTGCACGAGGGCACGGCGACGATGCACCCCATCGCCGGCAGCCGGCCGCGCGGCGAGGACGCCGCCGCCGATCGCGCGCTCGCCGAGGAGCTCCTCGCCGACCCGAAGGAGCGCAGCGAGCACGTCATGCTCGTCGACCTCGCCCGCAACGACCTGCTCAAGGTGTGCGAGCCCGGCACGGTCGCCGTCACCGAGCTCATGGCGATCGAGCGCTTCAGCCACATCATGCACATCGTCTCGACGGTCGAGGGCCGGATGCGCGAGGGCATGACCGCGGTCGACGCCTTCCGCGCCACGTTCCCCGCCGGCACGCTCTCGGGCGCGCCGAAGCCGCGCGCGCTCGAGCTCATCGACGCCCTCGAGCCCGCGCAGCGCGGCGTCTACGGGGGCGTCGCGGGCTGGCTCGACCTCGCCGGCGACGCCGACCTCGCGATCGCGATCCGCACGGTCACGATGCGCGACGGCGTCGCGCACGTGCAGTCGGGCGCGGGCCTCGTCGCCGACAGCGACCCGGAGGCCGAGCTGCAGGAGGTGCGCAGCAAGGCCGCGGCGCCGCTGCGCGCGGTGGCCATCGCCTCGTCCATGCGCGCCCGTGGCGGGGCAGGGGCCTGAGCGTGCGGCGCGCGCGGCTCGTCGCCGTCCTCGGGCTGCTCACGGCGGGCGGCCTGGGCCTCCTCGCCGCCACGCAGCCGTGGGCGCAGGCCGCGCTCGTCGACGGCCGCGAGCTCGCCGCGAGCGGCCAGGACGTCGTGGCCTCGCTGCCCATCCTCGCCTTCGTGCTCGTCGCGCTCGCCCTCGTGCTGCCCATCGCGGGCCGCGCGTGGCGGTACGTGCTCGGCGCGCTCGCGATCCTCGCCGGCGGCCTGCTCGTCGCCGAGGCCTGGGGCGGCACGGCGGAGGCCGCCGAGGCGCTCGTCGCGCTCATCGCCGAGGCCACGGGCCTCGCCGGCGCCGCGCAGCAGGCGGAGGTCGCCGCGCGCACGCTCACCGGCTGGCCCGGCGCCGCGATCGCCGGCGGCGCCCTCGGCGCGCTCGTGGGCGCCTGGGTGCTCGCGACCGGCGCCCGCTGGCCCGCGCGCGCCGCACGCGCCGCACGCTACGAGCGCACCGGATCCGGCCTCGCGTGGGACGTCATGGACGACGGCGAGGACCCGACTCGGTAGAGTGGAGGCAGGGCGGCGACGCCCCATCCACCGACTTCGAGGAGCATCGTTGAGCGCACGCACCGGCATCACCGAGCAGCACGCGGCCGACCTGGCCGTCGCCGAGTACGACCCCGCGTTCGTCGACCCGGGCCACGGCCACTCGCGGGCGGCCTGGATCAGCATCGTCGTCATGCTCGTCGCGATCGCCGTCGGCACGCTGTTCTTCTTCCTCGAGCAGCCGATCGTCGTGTGGATCAGCGCCGCCGTCACGCTCGTGGGCGCGATCCTCTGGCCCGTCCTCACGAAGGTCGGCCTCGGGGAGCAGGGGCACTAGGCCGTGCTCGACGCGCTCACGCAGGGCGCGCTCGAGGACGCCGCGCGGCGCAGGGAGGACCTCCCCGCCGAGCGGCTGGAGGCGCTCGCCCTCGCGACGCCGTCGCCTCGGGACGCCGCCCGCATCCTCGGCACGCCGAAGCCCGGCTCCGACGGCCCGCACATCATCGCGGAGGTGAAGCGCGCGAGCCCCTCGAAGGGCGCGCTCGCCGACATCCCCGAGCCCGCGCTCCTGGCCGCCGAGTACGCGGCGGGCGGCGCGAGCGCGATCAGCGTGCTCACGGAGGGCCGCCGCTTCCTCGGCTCGCTCGACGACCTGCGCGCCGTGCGCGCGGCCGTCGACGTGCCCGTGCTGCGCAAGGACTTCATCGCCGACGAGTACCAGCTGCTCGAGGCGCGCGCCGCGGGCGCCGACCTCGCGCTGCTCATCGTCGCCGCGCTGCCGGCGCAGCGGCTCGTCGCGCTGCACCGCT
This genomic interval carries:
- the hisG gene encoding ATP phosphoribosyltransferase, with the translated sequence MLKIAVPNKGSLSETAATMLEEAGYRGRRDSKELIVRDARNEVEFFYLRPRDIATYVGSGALDVGITGRDLLLDSGSEAVEVQGLGFARSTFRFAGPAGRFAGEADLQGMRVASSYDGLVAQHLADRGIDARLVRLDGAVESAVRLGVADAIADVVETGATLRAQGLEVFGDPILASEAVLISNGGEHAALDTLRRRLQGVIVARDYVLVDYDIARDRLDAAVAVAAGFESATVSPLHDPEWAAVRVMVRRDETNQIMDALADVGARAIIVTRIHAARI
- a CDS encoding Trp biosynthesis-associated membrane protein, producing the protein MRRARLVAVLGLLTAGGLGLLAATQPWAQAALVDGRELAASGQDVVASLPILAFVLVALALVLPIAGRAWRYVLGALAILAGGLLVAEAWGGTAEAAEALVALIAEATGLAGAAQQAEVAARTLTGWPGAAIAGGALGALVGAWVLATGARWPARAARAARYERTGSGLAWDVMDDGEDPTR
- a CDS encoding anthranilate synthase component I; protein product: MSAGTTDRAAFDALLEGHRVVPVVREVFSDVETPVGVYRRLAGGRPGTFLLESATQGVWSRWSFVGVQAFGTLIADGDEVVWRGDVAGARILGPDLPGSGLAALEHLLRRWATPRIAGLPRLTGGLVGHIGWEAIRELERLPAAPPREVDVPTTALSLVATLVALDHRTGGAHLVANVLNDGTDDADALWADAQARLDALEAELAGEAPGALASLDREAAAEAVARVDADDFRGMVTRSKEHIRDGDVFQVVLSSRFDLETEASALDVYRVLRMLNPSPYLYLLALEDAQGRPYEVVGSSPEALVTVHEGTATMHPIAGSRPRGEDAAADRALAEELLADPKERSEHVMLVDLARNDLLKVCEPGTVAVTELMAIERFSHIMHIVSTVEGRMREGMTAVDAFRATFPAGTLSGAPKPRALELIDALEPAQRGVYGGVAGWLDLAGDADLAIAIRTVTMRDGVAHVQSGAGLVADSDPEAELQEVRSKAAAPLRAVAIASSMRARGGAGA
- a CDS encoding phosphoribosyl-ATP diphosphatase → MKTFDELHAELERTIAERREGSRTVELVDAGVHAIGKKIVEEAAEVWMAAEHETDEDTALEISQLLYHLQVLMHAKGITPQDVYRHL
- the hisF gene encoding imidazole glycerol phosphate synthase subunit HisF, which codes for MLATRVIPCLDVAHGRVVKGVRFQGLADQGDPVELAARYAAQGADELTFLDVKATVEDAGTMLDVVERCAEQVFIPLTVGGGVRSRDDVARLLAHGADKVGVNSAAIQDPGLIDRIVADFGSQVLVLSLDVRRAADQPSGFEVTTHGGSRGAGLDAVAWTREAVARGVGELLVNSIDADGTKDGFDLELLRAVRAVATTPVIASGGAGGPADFAPAVEAGADAVLAASIFHSGQCTIGEVKDAMRGAGVTAR
- a CDS encoding DUF6704 family protein, whose protein sequence is MSARTGITEQHAADLAVAEYDPAFVDPGHGHSRAAWISIVVMLVAIAVGTLFFFLEQPIVVWISAAVTLVGAILWPVLTKVGLGEQGH
- the trpC gene encoding indole-3-glycerol phosphate synthase TrpC; translation: MLDALTQGALEDAARRREDLPAERLEALALATPSPRDAARILGTPKPGSDGPHIIAEVKRASPSKGALADIPEPALLAAEYAAGGASAISVLTEGRRFLGSLDDLRAVRAAVDVPVLRKDFIADEYQLLEARAAGADLALLIVAALPAQRLVALHRFATELGLSVLVEVHDEAEIDVALEAGARILGVNTRDLRTFTMHPERFADLRARIPAGVVAVAESGVRTADDVARYRRDGADAVLVGEALVRDGDPRSRVAEFGRAA
- the hisI gene encoding phosphoribosyl-AMP cyclohydrolase, translated to MTGEDAMQAMPQLKKDADGLVAAVIQDDATGDVLMVGYMDDEALRRTATEGRVTFWSRSRQEYWRKGDTSGNVQVPRSIAIDCDGDALLVRVEQTGPACHTGERTCFFTPVPSSGAEA